The Geobacter metallireducens GS-15 region GACCAAGCGCGTAATTCGAGATTTGCCGATTCTCGATGCTCAGACTTATCTGATCGTTCACCGCCGCAGGCTGCTGTGCCCTCAGTGTGGGCCAACGCTGGAGCGTCTGTCATGGCTGGCGAAATACGCCCGCGTGACGCGCAGGCTTGCAGAGAGCGTAGCGCGACTGTGTGGTGTCGTGTCTGTGAAGCACGTGGCGCAGTATCTGGGGCTTTCTTGGGACCAGGTGAAGGAAATCGACAAGCGCTCACTCACAGAGCGGGTCGGCACCGTCGACCTCTCAAACATCGAAGTTCTCGGGATGGATGAGTTCGCCCTTCACAAGGGGCACCGCTATGCGACGGTTATCATCGAGCCATACCGTAAGGAAGTCTTATGGATCGGCAAAGGCAGGAGTCGCGAGAGTATCCGTCCTTTCTTCACGCAGCTTGGCCCACATGGCTGTAAACGGCTCAAAGCGGTCGTGATGGATATGAACGCATCATATGAGGAGGAAATCAAGCAGCACTCGCCCCAGGCAGACATAGTCTACGACCTGTTCCATGTGGTGGCGAAGTATGGCAGGGAAGTGATCGACAGGGTGCGAGTCGATGAGGCAAACCGCCTGAAGGAAGACAAGAAGGCACGGAAGGTAGTCAAAACATCGCGGTGGTTGCTGCTACGAAACAGCGAGAACGTCAAGGGCGACGACATGCTTCGCCTCCAGGAACTGTTGGAGGCAAACCGCAGCCTCCTTACGGTCTACCTGCTCAAAGACGATCTGAAGCAACTGTGGAAGTTTACCTGCATTGAAGAGGCGGGACTATTC contains the following coding sequences:
- a CDS encoding ISL3-like element ISGme5 family transposase, with the translated sequence MSYSDVIAIAGGWEGYRVAGTRTIVTGDAKRIEVELIALSQDEMVCGSCGGRCTSVHETTKRVIRDLPILDAQTYLIVHRRRLLCPQCGPTLERLSWLAKYARVTRRLAESVARLCGVVSVKHVAQYLGLSWDQVKEIDKRSLTERVGTVDLSNIEVLGMDEFALHKGHRYATVIIEPYRKEVLWIGKGRSRESIRPFFTQLGPHGCKRLKAVVMDMNASYEEEIKQHSPQADIVYDLFHVVAKYGREVIDRVRVDEANRLKEDKKARKVVKTSRWLLLRNSENVKGDDMLRLQELLEANRSLLTVYLLKDDLKQLWKFTCIEEAGLFWEQWHQRAMESGIPPLILFARRLKGYLQGILNHCLWPLHTGILEGINNKIKVIKRMAYGFRDHEYFFLKIRAAFPGIPG